One Cellulosimicrobium protaetiae genomic region harbors:
- a CDS encoding Rieske (2Fe-2S) protein, producing the protein MNVLPSHDDTPLATHVTQPGTQPVSLPTRRVVLSGTGAGAMALLLAACGGGAPSGTQDGQGSGDGSDGGGDGSQLVGPGQVLAGADDVPVGGALAVTVDGEQLLVTQPEEGTFAAFSAICTHQGCTVAPGDGELVCPCHASRYDLATGAVLGGPAPSPLPEVPVTVDGGEVTST; encoded by the coding sequence ATGAACGTTCTTCCCTCGCACGACGACACGCCGCTCGCCACGCACGTCACGCAGCCCGGTACGCAGCCGGTCTCGCTGCCCACGCGCCGCGTCGTGCTCTCCGGGACCGGGGCGGGTGCGATGGCGCTCCTGCTCGCGGCGTGCGGGGGCGGGGCGCCCTCGGGCACCCAGGACGGCCAGGGGTCGGGGGACGGGTCCGACGGCGGGGGCGACGGGTCGCAGCTCGTCGGGCCGGGTCAGGTGCTCGCCGGCGCGGACGACGTGCCGGTGGGGGGCGCCCTCGCGGTGACCGTCGACGGCGAGCAGCTTCTCGTCACCCAGCCCGAGGAAGGGACGTTCGCGGCGTTCAGCGCGATCTGCACGCACCAGGGCTGCACCGTGGCACCGGGGGACGGTGAGCTCGTGTGCCCGTGCCACGCGTCGCGCTACGACCTCGCGACCGGGGCGGTGCTCGGCGGCCCGGCGCCCTCGCCGCTGCCGGAGGTGCCCGTGACGGTCGACGGCGGCGAGGTCACCTCGACCTGA
- the adhP gene encoding alcohol dehydrogenase AdhP — MPTMRAAVVHSFADPLSVDEIEVPSPGPHEALVKVDYTGVCHTDLHAAHGDWPVKPSPPFVPGHEGVGTVVAVGDQVTRVQVGDTVGNAWLWSACGECEYCETGWETLCPNQKNGGYSVDGSFGQYMLVDSRYCPVVPDGVDLSAVGPILCAGVTVYKGLKVTDTQPGEWVLISGIGGLGHIAVQYAVAMGRRVAAVDVDDEKLALARKHGAEVTVNAATSPDAAAEIQEQTGGGVHGALVTAVNAHAFPQAVGALRRGGTVSLVGLPPEKFPLDIFTTVLFGLTVRGSIVGTRKDMAEALDFFARGKINPTFAVRPLDDINAIFSEMEEGAIDGRIVMDMRS, encoded by the coding sequence ATGCCCACCATGCGTGCCGCCGTCGTCCACTCCTTCGCGGACCCGCTGAGCGTCGACGAGATCGAGGTCCCGTCGCCGGGTCCGCACGAGGCGCTGGTGAAGGTCGACTACACCGGCGTGTGCCACACGGACCTGCACGCCGCGCACGGCGACTGGCCGGTCAAGCCGTCGCCCCCGTTCGTCCCGGGCCATGAGGGGGTCGGGACCGTCGTCGCCGTCGGCGACCAGGTGACGCGCGTCCAGGTCGGCGACACGGTCGGCAACGCCTGGCTGTGGAGCGCGTGCGGCGAGTGCGAGTACTGCGAGACCGGGTGGGAGACCCTCTGCCCGAACCAGAAGAACGGCGGCTACTCGGTCGACGGCTCGTTCGGCCAGTACATGCTCGTCGACTCGCGGTACTGCCCGGTGGTCCCGGACGGGGTCGACCTGTCCGCCGTCGGGCCGATCCTGTGCGCGGGCGTCACCGTCTACAAGGGGCTCAAGGTCACGGACACCCAGCCGGGCGAGTGGGTGCTGATCTCGGGGATCGGCGGCCTCGGGCACATCGCGGTCCAGTACGCGGTCGCGATGGGTCGCCGCGTCGCCGCGGTCGACGTCGACGACGAGAAGCTCGCGCTCGCGCGCAAGCACGGAGCGGAGGTCACGGTCAACGCGGCCACGTCACCCGACGCCGCGGCCGAGATCCAGGAGCAGACCGGCGGCGGCGTCCACGGCGCGCTCGTGACCGCCGTGAACGCGCACGCGTTCCCGCAGGCGGTCGGCGCCCTGCGCCGCGGGGGCACGGTCTCGCTCGTCGGCCTCCCGCCGGAGAAGTTCCCGCTCGACATCTTCACGACCGTGCTGTTCGGGCTGACGGTCCGCGGGTCGATCGTCGGCACGCGCAAGGACATGGCGGAGGCGCTCGACTTCTTCGCGCGCGGGAAGATCAACCCGACGTTCGCCGTGCGCCCGCTCGACGACATCAACGCGATCTTCTCCGAGATGGAGGAGGGCGCGATCGACGGGCGCATCGTCATGGACATGCGGTCCTGA
- a CDS encoding RecQ family ATP-dependent DNA helicase — protein MLRGLLDGQSLREDAETALRALVGRDDAVLREDQWRAIEALVAFRRRALVVQRTGWGKSAVYFVATRLLRDRGAGPTVIVSPLLALMRDQISAAARAGIKAVTINSANVTEWDDVHRAIAAGEVDVLLCSPERLNNPGFRDEVLPRLAADAGLVVIDEAHCISDWGHDFRPDYRRIRTLLADLPPGIPVLATTATANERVTADVAEQLGVTAAHASGAGTGAGGEAGHEDVLVLRGGLDRESLHLAVLRLPDQPTRVAWLVEALQDVDGSGIVYCLTVSAAEQVASQLRAAGLAVASYTGQTDPAERERLEEDLKENRVKALVATSALGMGFDKPDLAFVVHLGAPSSPIAYYQQVGRAGRGVDSAVVVLLPGEEDRRIWEWFASTAFPPQAQVRTTLDALGAGGTQSVAQLETQVDLKRSRLEGMLKVLDVDGAVRRVKGGWEATGEPWTYDAERYERVDATRTAEQQAMLDYEATDGCRMAFLRAALDDPELEDGWRCGRCDTCGGVTLPALPDAEAVAAARADMDRPGVEVVARRQWPSGMDRLGLDLRGRLGAGELAETGRAVARLDGLGWSAPLRELFAPATPDGDTPVALRRAAARVLDEWPELYEGAPQAAPDADTGEDGAASAPERRLLVDGVVAVRSVTRPRLTFHLANGLATYLGKPLIGAVGPVPGREEPGRHDVNSATRLAAVAGRLQLELSDAARAGLSGRRVLLVDDYTESGWTLTVAARLLRQAGATAVHPFVLGVR, from the coding sequence ATGCTGCGCGGGCTGCTCGACGGCCAGTCCCTGCGCGAGGACGCCGAGACGGCGCTGCGCGCGCTCGTCGGCCGCGACGACGCGGTGCTGCGCGAGGACCAGTGGCGGGCGATCGAGGCGCTCGTCGCGTTCCGGCGGCGTGCGCTCGTCGTGCAGCGCACCGGCTGGGGCAAGTCCGCCGTGTACTTCGTGGCCACGCGTCTGCTGCGCGACCGCGGCGCAGGTCCGACCGTCATCGTCTCCCCGCTCCTCGCGCTCATGCGCGACCAGATCTCGGCCGCGGCCCGGGCGGGCATCAAGGCCGTCACCATCAACTCGGCCAACGTCACGGAGTGGGACGACGTCCACCGCGCGATCGCTGCGGGCGAGGTCGACGTGCTGCTGTGCTCGCCCGAGCGCCTCAACAACCCCGGCTTCCGTGACGAGGTGCTTCCCCGGCTCGCCGCCGACGCGGGACTCGTCGTCATCGACGAGGCGCACTGCATCTCGGACTGGGGCCACGACTTCCGCCCCGACTACCGGCGCATCCGCACGCTGCTCGCCGACCTCCCGCCCGGCATCCCCGTGCTCGCGACGACCGCGACGGCGAACGAGCGCGTGACCGCGGACGTCGCGGAGCAGCTCGGCGTGACCGCCGCCCACGCGTCCGGAGCGGGCACCGGTGCCGGCGGCGAGGCGGGGCACGAGGACGTGCTCGTCCTGCGCGGCGGCCTCGACCGCGAGTCCCTCCACCTCGCCGTCCTGCGCCTGCCGGACCAGCCGACGCGCGTCGCGTGGCTCGTCGAGGCGCTGCAGGACGTCGACGGCTCGGGCATCGTCTACTGCCTCACCGTCTCCGCGGCCGAGCAGGTCGCGAGCCAGCTCCGCGCCGCGGGCCTCGCCGTCGCCTCGTACACGGGCCAGACCGACCCGGCCGAGCGCGAGCGGCTGGAGGAGGACCTCAAGGAGAACCGGGTCAAGGCGCTGGTGGCGACCTCGGCGCTCGGGATGGGCTTCGACAAGCCCGACCTCGCGTTCGTCGTGCACCTCGGCGCACCGAGCTCGCCCATCGCCTACTACCAGCAGGTCGGGCGCGCGGGCCGTGGCGTGGACTCGGCCGTCGTCGTGCTGCTGCCCGGCGAGGAGGACCGGCGCATCTGGGAGTGGTTCGCCTCGACCGCGTTCCCGCCGCAGGCGCAGGTCCGCACGACGCTCGACGCCCTGGGCGCGGGCGGCACGCAGTCCGTCGCGCAGCTCGAGACGCAGGTCGACCTCAAGCGCTCACGCCTCGAAGGCATGCTCAAGGTGCTCGACGTCGACGGCGCGGTCCGGCGCGTCAAGGGCGGCTGGGAGGCCACGGGCGAGCCGTGGACCTACGACGCCGAGCGGTACGAGCGTGTCGACGCGACCCGCACCGCGGAGCAGCAGGCGATGCTCGACTACGAGGCCACCGACGGGTGCCGCATGGCGTTCCTGCGCGCGGCGCTCGACGATCCGGAGCTCGAGGACGGGTGGCGCTGCGGGCGCTGCGACACGTGCGGCGGCGTGACGCTCCCGGCGCTCCCCGACGCGGAGGCCGTCGCCGCGGCGCGCGCCGACATGGATCGCCCCGGGGTCGAGGTCGTCGCGCGCCGCCAGTGGCCGAGCGGAATGGACCGTCTCGGGCTCGACCTGCGCGGGCGGCTCGGCGCGGGCGAGCTCGCCGAGACCGGACGGGCCGTCGCCCGCCTCGACGGGCTCGGCTGGTCCGCGCCGCTGCGCGAGCTCTTCGCCCCCGCGACGCCCGACGGCGACACGCCCGTCGCGCTCCGGCGCGCGGCAGCGCGGGTGCTCGACGAGTGGCCGGAGCTGTACGAGGGCGCTCCCCAGGCCGCTCCGGACGCCGACACCGGCGAGGACGGGGCGGCGAGCGCGCCGGAGCGTCGGCTGCTGGTCGACGGCGTCGTCGCGGTGCGTTCCGTGACCCGACCGCGCCTGACCTTCCACCTCGCGAACGGGCTCGCGACCTACCTCGGCAAGCCGCTCATCGGCGCCGTCGGCCCCGTCCCGGGGCGCGAGGAGCCGGGCCGCCACGACGTGAACTCGGCGACACGCCTCGCAGCCGTCGCGGGCCGCCTGCAGCTCGAGCTGTCGGACGCCGCACGGGCCGGGCTGTCCGGGCGGCGTGTGCTCCTCGTCGACGACTACACGGAGTCGGGGTGGACGCTCACCGTCGCGGCACGACTGCTGCGCCAGGCGGGTGCGACGGCGGTGCACCCGTTCGTCCTCGGCGTGCGCTGA
- the hisD gene encoding histidinol dehydrogenase, giving the protein MISRIDLRGRSLSARELVETLPRAELGVEDAAHRVAPIVDAVRARGAEALREYAERFDGVRPEHLRVPVDALASALGALDPDVRAGLEEAIRRVRLVHAAQRPQDFTVEIAPGAQVRQRWVPVRRVGLYAPGGLAVYPSSVVMNVVAAQEAGVRSLAVASPPQKENGGLPHPTILAACALLGVDEVYAVGGAQAVAMFAYGAAGSEPQDGDVLCEPVDVVTGPGNVYVAAAKRLVRGVVGIDAEAGPTEIAILADATADPGHVATDLISQAEHDPLAAAVLVTPSVELAAAVEARLADLVTATKHAARVAQSLAGPQSAIVLVDDLEHGLRVVDAYGAEHLEIQADGAAALAERVTSAGAIFVGPWSPVSLGDYMAGSNHVLPTGGCAHFSSGLGVHSYVKAVQVIEYDRDALEDLADRIVAVANDEDLPAHGEAVRARFV; this is encoded by the coding sequence ATGATCTCCCGCATCGATCTCCGAGGGCGTTCCCTGTCCGCACGCGAGCTCGTCGAGACCCTGCCGCGCGCAGAGCTCGGCGTCGAGGACGCGGCGCATCGGGTCGCCCCGATCGTCGATGCGGTCCGCGCGCGTGGTGCCGAGGCGCTGCGCGAGTACGCCGAGCGGTTCGACGGTGTGCGCCCCGAGCACCTGCGCGTCCCGGTCGACGCGCTCGCCAGCGCGCTGGGCGCCCTCGACCCGGACGTCCGGGCGGGCCTGGAGGAGGCGATCCGCCGCGTGCGGCTCGTGCACGCCGCGCAGCGCCCGCAGGACTTCACGGTCGAGATCGCGCCCGGGGCCCAGGTCCGCCAGCGCTGGGTGCCCGTGCGTCGCGTCGGGCTCTACGCGCCCGGCGGGCTCGCGGTCTACCCGTCGTCCGTCGTGATGAACGTCGTCGCGGCGCAGGAGGCGGGCGTGCGCAGCCTCGCGGTCGCCTCGCCGCCGCAGAAGGAGAACGGCGGCCTCCCGCACCCGACGATCCTCGCGGCGTGCGCGCTGCTCGGTGTCGACGAGGTCTACGCGGTGGGCGGCGCGCAGGCGGTCGCGATGTTCGCCTACGGCGCCGCAGGCAGCGAGCCGCAGGACGGGGACGTGCTCTGCGAGCCGGTCGACGTCGTGACCGGACCGGGGAACGTGTACGTGGCCGCGGCCAAGCGGCTCGTCCGCGGCGTCGTCGGCATCGACGCCGAAGCCGGCCCCACGGAGATCGCGATCCTCGCGGACGCCACCGCCGACCCGGGGCACGTCGCGACGGACCTCATCAGCCAGGCCGAGCACGACCCGCTCGCGGCGGCGGTGCTCGTCACACCGTCGGTCGAGCTCGCCGCCGCGGTCGAGGCGCGCCTCGCAGACCTCGTGACGGCCACGAAGCACGCGGCACGCGTGGCGCAGTCGCTCGCCGGTCCGCAGTCCGCGATCGTGCTCGTGGACGACCTCGAGCACGGTCTCCGGGTGGTCGACGCCTACGGCGCGGAGCACCTCGAGATCCAGGCGGACGGCGCCGCGGCGCTCGCCGAGCGCGTCACGAGCGCGGGCGCGATCTTCGTCGGCCCGTGGTCGCCCGTCTCGCTCGGCGACTACATGGCCGGGTCGAACCACGTGCTCCCGACCGGCGGCTGCGCGCACTTCTCGAGCGGTCTCGGGGTGCACAGCTACGTCAAGGCGGTCCAGGTCATCGAGTACGACCGTGACGCGCTCGAGGACCTGGCGGACCGGATCGTCGCCGTCGCGAACGACGAGGACCTCCCGGCCCACGGCGAGGCGGTGCGGGCCCGGTTCGTCTGA
- a CDS encoding RNA-binding S4 domain-containing protein, translating to MNAPHDARPVEISDDVIRLGQFLKLAGLAESGAEARELVTEGEVRVNGEVDTRRGRQLHRGDVVSVDHPQGTESATVA from the coding sequence ATGAACGCCCCTCACGACGCCCGCCCGGTCGAGATCTCCGACGACGTCATCCGCCTCGGCCAGTTCCTCAAGCTCGCCGGGCTCGCCGAGTCCGGCGCCGAGGCGCGCGAGCTCGTCACCGAGGGCGAGGTCCGGGTCAACGGCGAGGTCGACACGCGTCGGGGCCGCCAGCTGCACCGCGGCGACGTCGTCTCGGTCGACCACCCCCAGGGGACCGAGAGCGCGACCGTCGCCTGA
- a CDS encoding pyridoxamine 5'-phosphate oxidase family protein encodes MIRLNPEQLVFVTERHLATLTTLRADGTPHVVPVAFTWDADAGVLRITTNRASVKARNARRPGAHGGAPRAAVCQVEGGRWITLEGTIEVVEDPDEVADAVARYARRYRPLDPNPERVVLRLTPDKVMASTYMA; translated from the coding sequence GTGATCCGCCTCAACCCCGAACAGCTCGTCTTCGTCACCGAGCGCCACCTCGCCACGCTCACCACGCTGCGCGCCGACGGCACGCCGCACGTCGTCCCCGTCGCCTTCACGTGGGACGCCGACGCGGGCGTGCTCCGCATCACGACGAACCGCGCGTCGGTCAAGGCCCGCAACGCGCGGCGGCCGGGCGCGCACGGTGGCGCGCCGCGAGCCGCGGTGTGCCAGGTCGAGGGCGGACGCTGGATCACTCTCGAGGGCACGATCGAGGTCGTCGAGGACCCGGACGAGGTGGCGGACGCCGTCGCGCGCTACGCCCGCCGGTACCGACCGCTCGACCCGAACCCCGAGCGCGTCGTGCTCCGCCTCACGCCTGACAAGGTGATGGCCTCGACCTACATGGCCTGA
- the dnaE gene encoding DNA polymerase III subunit alpha: MPTAAEDFVHLHVHTEYSMLDGAARIGDLFDEVERLGQKAIATTDHGYVFGAFEFWSRAQAKGIKPIIGVEAYITPGTSRFDQTRVRFGQQGQESDDVSARGAYTHMTLLAKDNEGLHNLFRASSLASLDGQMGKWPRMDRDLLQTYGKGLIATSGCPSGEIQTRLRLGQWDEAVRTAGELQDVFGRENFYVELMDHGLDIETRVTQDLLRLAETIGARLVATNDLHYVREDDASSQEALLAINSGSTLDDPDRFKFDGTGYYVKSAAEMRRVFAELPEACDNTLLIAEQCEVSFDTTANYMPRFPVPEGEDETSWFVKEIERGLHRRYPNGIPDASRKQAQYETEVIIQMGFPGYFLVVADFINWAKEQGIRVGPGRGSAAGSMASYLMGITELDPLEHGLIFERFLNPERVSMPDVDVDFDERRRGEVIRYVTEKYGDDRVAQIVTYGTIKAKQALKDSARLLGFPFAMGEKLTKAMPPAVMGKDIPLSGIFDPKHERYPEAAEFRQLHDTDPEAQRVVELARGIEGLKRQWGVHAAGVIMSSDPLIDIIPIMRRPQDGAVITQFDYPTSEGLGLIKMDFLGLRNLTILDDALENIEMNGKDPIEIESLTLDDKASYDLLARGDTLGVFQLDGGPMRALLRQMKPDKFDDLSAVIALYRPGPMGMNSHTNYALRKNGLQKIEPIHAELEQPLAEILDETYGLIVYQEQVQRAAQILAGYSLGQADLLRRAMGKKKKEILDKEFVPFQAGCRERGYSDGAIQAVWDTLVPFAGYAFNKAHSAGYGLVAYWTAFLKANYPTEYMAALLQSVRDDKDKLALYLNECRRMHITVLPPDVNDSAAKFTAVGDDIRFGLTGVRNVGANVVDAIIRTREEKGAFTSFTDFLDKVPAVVCNKRTIESLIKAGAFDSLGHARRALLVVHEQAVDSVISVKREEAKGQFDLFADLGGDDPAMSFSVDVPDLPDWDKKQRLAFEREMLGLYVSDHPLSGLEHVLSRAADTGIANLLADEGRPDGSTVVVAGLVTSLQRKMSKNGNPWAAVTIEDLEGAVEVMFFGETYLAYSTILAEDQVVVLRGRVRRRDDTMQLQAMEVSLPDITVGAESPLAVKVSHTRCVEPIILRLREVLATHPGSAEVHVQVLEPGKTTVVRAGDRLRVEKSPALFGDLKALLGPSCLVG; encoded by the coding sequence ATGCCGACCGCCGCAGAGGACTTCGTCCACCTCCACGTCCACACCGAGTACTCGATGCTGGACGGCGCGGCGCGGATCGGGGACCTGTTCGACGAGGTCGAGCGGCTCGGGCAGAAGGCGATCGCGACGACGGACCACGGGTACGTGTTCGGGGCGTTCGAGTTCTGGTCGCGCGCGCAGGCCAAGGGCATCAAGCCGATCATCGGCGTCGAGGCGTACATCACGCCGGGCACGAGCCGGTTCGACCAGACGCGCGTGCGGTTCGGGCAGCAGGGGCAGGAGTCCGACGACGTCTCGGCGCGCGGTGCCTACACCCACATGACGCTCCTCGCCAAGGACAACGAGGGGCTGCACAACCTGTTCCGGGCGTCGTCGCTGGCGTCGCTGGACGGGCAGATGGGCAAGTGGCCCCGTATGGACCGCGACCTGCTCCAGACCTACGGCAAGGGCCTGATCGCGACGAGCGGCTGCCCGTCGGGCGAGATCCAGACGCGCCTGCGCCTCGGCCAGTGGGACGAGGCCGTGCGGACGGCCGGCGAGCTCCAGGACGTCTTCGGGCGCGAGAACTTCTACGTCGAGCTCATGGACCACGGCCTCGACATCGAGACCCGCGTCACCCAGGACCTGCTGCGCCTCGCGGAGACGATCGGCGCGCGGCTCGTCGCGACGAACGACCTGCACTACGTGCGCGAGGACGACGCGTCGAGCCAGGAGGCGCTGCTCGCGATCAACTCGGGATCGACGCTGGACGACCCGGACCGCTTCAAGTTCGACGGGACCGGCTACTACGTGAAGTCGGCGGCGGAGATGCGCCGCGTGTTCGCGGAGCTGCCCGAGGCGTGCGACAACACCCTGCTCATCGCCGAGCAGTGCGAGGTGTCGTTCGACACCACGGCGAACTACATGCCGCGCTTTCCCGTCCCCGAGGGCGAGGACGAGACGAGCTGGTTCGTCAAGGAGATCGAGCGCGGGCTGCACCGCCGGTACCCGAACGGGATCCCGGACGCGTCGCGCAAGCAGGCGCAGTACGAGACCGAGGTCATCATCCAGATGGGCTTCCCGGGGTACTTCCTCGTGGTCGCCGACTTCATCAACTGGGCCAAGGAGCAGGGCATCCGCGTCGGGCCGGGACGTGGCTCGGCGGCCGGGTCGATGGCGTCCTACCTCATGGGGATCACGGAGCTCGACCCGCTCGAGCACGGCCTGATCTTCGAGCGGTTCCTCAACCCCGAGCGGGTGTCGATGCCCGACGTCGACGTCGACTTCGACGAGCGTCGGCGCGGGGAGGTCATCCGGTACGTCACGGAGAAGTACGGGGACGACCGCGTCGCCCAGATCGTCACCTACGGCACGATCAAGGCCAAGCAGGCCCTCAAGGACTCGGCCCGACTGCTGGGATTCCCCTTCGCCATGGGGGAGAAGCTCACCAAGGCGATGCCGCCCGCCGTCATGGGCAAGGACATCCCGCTGTCGGGGATCTTCGACCCGAAGCACGAGCGCTACCCCGAGGCGGCGGAGTTCCGCCAGCTCCACGACACGGACCCCGAGGCGCAGCGCGTCGTCGAGCTCGCGCGCGGCATCGAGGGTCTGAAGCGGCAGTGGGGCGTGCACGCCGCGGGCGTCATCATGTCGAGCGACCCGCTCATCGACATCATCCCGATCATGCGCCGCCCGCAGGACGGCGCGGTCATCACGCAGTTCGACTACCCGACGTCCGAGGGCCTCGGGCTCATCAAGATGGACTTCCTCGGGCTGCGCAACCTCACGATCCTCGACGACGCGCTCGAGAACATCGAGATGAACGGCAAGGACCCGATCGAGATCGAGTCGCTGACGCTCGACGACAAGGCGTCCTACGACCTCCTCGCCCGGGGCGACACGCTCGGCGTGTTCCAGCTCGACGGCGGACCGATGCGCGCGCTGCTGCGGCAGATGAAGCCGGACAAGTTCGACGACCTCTCGGCCGTCATCGCGCTGTACCGCCCGGGTCCGATGGGCATGAACTCGCACACCAACTACGCGCTGCGCAAGAACGGCCTCCAGAAGATCGAGCCGATCCACGCGGAGCTCGAGCAGCCGCTCGCGGAGATCCTGGACGAGACGTACGGGCTCATCGTCTACCAGGAGCAGGTGCAGCGCGCCGCCCAGATCCTCGCCGGGTACTCGCTCGGTCAGGCCGACCTGCTGCGGCGCGCGATGGGCAAGAAGAAGAAGGAGATCCTCGACAAGGAGTTCGTGCCCTTCCAGGCCGGCTGCCGCGAGCGGGGGTACTCCGACGGCGCGATCCAGGCGGTCTGGGACACGCTCGTCCCCTTCGCCGGCTACGCCTTCAACAAGGCGCACTCGGCGGGGTACGGCCTCGTCGCGTACTGGACGGCGTTCCTCAAGGCGAACTACCCGACCGAGTACATGGCGGCGCTCCTGCAGAGCGTGCGCGACGACAAGGACAAGCTGGCCCTCTACCTCAACGAGTGCCGGCGCATGCACATCACGGTGCTGCCGCCTGACGTCAACGACTCGGCGGCGAAGTTCACGGCCGTGGGCGACGACATCCGCTTCGGTCTCACGGGCGTGCGCAACGTCGGCGCGAACGTCGTCGACGCGATCATCCGCACGCGCGAGGAGAAGGGCGCGTTCACGTCCTTCACGGACTTCCTCGACAAGGTGCCCGCCGTCGTCTGCAACAAGCGCACCATCGAGTCGCTCATCAAGGCCGGCGCGTTCGACTCGCTCGGGCACGCCCGGCGGGCACTGCTCGTCGTGCACGAGCAGGCGGTCGACTCGGTCATCAGCGTCAAGCGCGAGGAGGCCAAGGGGCAGTTCGACCTCTTCGCGGACCTCGGTGGCGACGACCCCGCGATGTCCTTCAGCGTGGACGTCCCCGACCTCCCGGACTGGGACAAGAAGCAGCGGCTCGCGTTCGAGCGCGAGATGCTCGGCCTGTACGTCTCGGACCACCCGCTCTCGGGCCTCGAGCACGTGCTCTCGCGCGCCGCGGACACGGGCATCGCGAACCTGCTCGCCGACGAGGGCCGTCCGGATGGTTCGACCGTGGTGGTCGCCGGCCTGGTCACCTCGCTCCAGCGCAAGATGAGCAAGAACGGCAACCCGTGGGCCGCCGTGACGATCGAGGACCTCGAGGGCGCCGTGGAGGTCATGTTCTTCGGCGAGACGTACCTCGCCTACTCCACGATCCTCGCGGAGGACCAGGTGGTCGTGCTCCGTGGCCGCGTGCGTCGTCGGGACGACACGATGCAGCTCCAGGCGATGGAGGTCTCGCTGCCCGACATCACCGTGGGTGCGGAGTCGCCGCTCGCGGTGAAGGTGTCCCACACCCGGTGCGTGGAGCCGATCATCCTGCGCCTGCGCGAGGTGCTCGCGACGCACCCCGGGTCGGCCGAGGTGCACGTCCAGGTGCTCGAGCCCGGCAAGACGACGGTCGTCCGCGCGGGCGACCGGCTGCGCGTCGAGAAGTCACCGGCGCTCTTCGGCGACCTCAAGGCGCTGCTCGGCCCGTCGTGCCTCGTCGGCTGA
- a CDS encoding GNAT family N-acetyltransferase produces MSGGVPEAGQDRLLVERVVDDAGLAAAHALRLVVFVDEQGVPVEEEIDDLDTAATTTHVLVRDREQGGAVVGTGRLLTDPAHPGEVHVGRVAVSASARGTGAGATVMRALEEIALAEHAVPGPEGPRTVRVLLSAQVQAIGFYERLGYTVAGPVYLDAGIDHRDAAKVLTTSS; encoded by the coding sequence GTGAGCGGCGGCGTCCCGGAGGCGGGCCAGGACCGGCTCCTCGTCGAGCGTGTGGTCGACGACGCCGGGCTGGCCGCCGCGCACGCGCTGCGGCTCGTGGTGTTCGTCGACGAGCAGGGGGTGCCCGTCGAGGAGGAGATCGACGACCTCGACACCGCAGCGACGACGACGCACGTCCTCGTGCGCGACCGGGAGCAGGGCGGCGCGGTCGTCGGCACGGGCCGGCTCCTGACCGACCCGGCGCACCCGGGCGAGGTCCACGTCGGCCGGGTCGCGGTGTCCGCGTCCGCGCGCGGCACCGGTGCGGGCGCCACGGTGATGCGCGCGCTGGAGGAGATCGCGCTCGCCGAGCACGCGGTGCCGGGCCCCGAGGGACCCCGTACCGTGCGCGTCCTGCTCTCCGCGCAGGTCCAGGCGATCGGGTTCTACGAGCGCCTCGGGTACACCGTCGCGGGACCCGTCTACCTCGACGCGGGGATCGACCACCGCGACGCCGCAAAGGTCCTCACCACCAGCTCCTGA